A portion of the Anthonomus grandis grandis chromosome 7, icAntGran1.3, whole genome shotgun sequence genome contains these proteins:
- the LOC126738688 gene encoding uncharacterized protein LOC126738688: MSISPEKLNKVRRRLNFDSPSTSNDSPAPNVPEKKEPEFNPDPPLATLDALSQKYNFDFRNEVPLEGDWEWEVVAPPQRILDHKEVVKNLKVEDEFRDDRKV; the protein is encoded by the coding sequence ATGTCCATCTCGCCGGAAAAACTCAACAAAGTGCGCAGACGACTCAACTTTGATTCTCCCTCCACATCAAATGACTCACCAGCACCGAATGTGCCGGAAAAGAAGGAACCTGAGTTTAATCCAGACCCACCACTGGCAACCCTGGACGCGCTGAGTCAAAAGTACAACTTCGACTTCCGTAACGAGGTTCCCTTGGAGGGCGATTGGGAGTGGGAGGTGGTGGCACCACCTCAAAGGATCCTGGATCATAAGGAGGTGGTCAAGAACCTCAAGGTGGAGGACGAGTTTAGGGACGATCGAAAAGTTTGA